A stretch of DNA from Phycisphaerales bacterium AB-hyl4:
TCGCTGGCGCCGCTGCCGGACGTGGAGGTGCTTGAGGTGCTCAACGAGGCGTTCACCGCGTTGCAGGCCGACGCGACGACAGTGCGATTGACGGGGCGGATCAACAACCCGGATACGCCACAGGTCGTACCGTTCCGCGGTGTGTTTGATGCGGTACGGCGTGTACTGGGCATTCGCGAGACGCCCCACCAGCGGCAGGCCGACTGAAGATCGAGGTCGGCGTGCAGGCGACCATCGTCAATCATCGATCCGCGAATCGGCTCATCCCACTTTCGGCGTGACCCATGTCTGCTGCTCGGCTGCCTGGTAGATCGCGGTCATAATGCTCGACCGCAATGCTGCCTCGTCCGCGCGGACGAGCGGGACATTGTCGTCACCGTTGATCGCCTGGAGGAACAGGTCGAACGCATGTGGCCAGGCATCGGGCAGATCGGTGGTCCAGGGTGATTTGCCGTCGGCGTCGGGCAGGTTGCTGGTGGTGAGGAAGAGTTCGCCGTGCGTGATGCGGGCGTGGCCTTCCGTGCCGGAGATTTCGAGGCTGTTGGGGTTCGCGACATCAACCCACCCGCCCGCGAGGGTGGCGATCGCGCCGGAGCGGAAGCGGAGCATGCCTTCGCCGAACTCGTCGCACTGGTTGCCATAGCGGGCGGCCGCGACGTCGACGTGGCCGGTGCATGACTCGACCGCGTCGTCTTCGGTGAGCCAGAGCAGCAGGTCGAGCGCGTGCGTGCCGAGGTCGCCGAACGCGCCGCAGCCGGCTCGGTCAGGGTCGGCCATCCAGCGCCAGTCGGTGTCGAACAGGCCGCGTAGCGAGCCGCTGTGGCAGTTGCTCAGACGATAGCGCGTGATCCTGCCGAGCGTGCCCTCCTGCAGCAACTGGCGGAGGTACTGGATCTGCGGGTTGCCTCGCATGAAGTAGCCTGTTTGGAAGATGACATCGGCGTCGTTGATGGCTTTGGCCATCTGCCAGGCGTCCGTGCCATCCATGCCCAACGGCTTTTCGACGAACATATGCTTGCCCGCTCGCGCTGCGGCGAGCACCAGTTCTTCATGCAGGTCGGTCTGGGAGCAGATGACCACCGCGTCGACGCTCTTGTCTGCCCAGATGGTGTCGACGTCGCCGACGACATCGCCGCCCGTGACATCCTGCCGAGCTTCGGCGATCCGGCGGTCGGGATCCCACACGTACCGCGTGACAATGTGTTCGGTCTCTGCGAGCTTTTTCACGAAGTTGGGCGTGTGAATGTGAGCACCGCCGACGAGTGCGACCTGGGGCATGGGTTATTCCTGTTCAGCCTGCTTTGCGTATTCGTCGACTTCCTCGCGTGTGACCTGGAGCCATTCGAGCATGTACTGTTCGTAGACGTCTTGGTGCTGCGGGTTGGAGAAATCGAGGCGGAGTTCGTTGATGACCTTCGTGCCCTGGCCGATCCAGGTGCGCCAGGTTTCCTGGCCGAAGTGGTCGTAGATGAACTTGCCCACGGGGCCGCGCATGGGCGGGTCGGGGAGGCGTTGCTGCGGTTGGCCGGTGCGGCGGTCGAGGACGGTGTCGTCGGATTCGACCTCGGCCTTGCGCTCTTCGGCGCTTTGAACTTCCGGCAGCGGCTTGCCGAGCTTTTCGAGCATGGAGCCGATAGCGCGCTGAGGCATGACGTCGCCGCGCTCGGCGGCGACTTTGTAGCCGGTGGTGAGCAGGTCGCCGGCTTCTTCCTCCCGACCGAGCTTGATGAGCACCTGGCCGCGAAGCTGGTAGGCGCGCGACATGCCGTCGTTCATCTCGATGGCCTTGGCGAAGGCGCGGTCGGCGTCTTCGAATCGCTCGGCCTCGCGATACGCGCTGCCGAGGCTGAAAAAGGCCATGTCATCCGGCGCCTCGCGGGCCATCTGTTCCCATTGTGCGATACGTTCTTCGAGTGTTGCCATAGTGCCCGTAGCATAGGCGGAATGGACGCGAGTTGAAAACCGCGATTGCGATCGCTTTGGCTGGCTCGTTTCAGCAGCCGGGGCCAGCCGTTACACTTGCCCGCACTGTGGTTGACCTTATTCCCGCCAATCCCGACCATGACGAAGCGATGATGCGCCTCGCGCTCACGGAGGCCGACCGCGCCGCCGCGATGGGCGAAGTGCCGGTCGGGGCGGTCATCGTGCAAGGCGACGTCGTGCTGGCGCGGGCCCACAATCGGCGGGAAAGCGACGCGGACCCGACCGCCCACGCGGAGCTGCTCGCGATGCGCGCCGCGGCGCAGCAGCTTGGTACGTGGCGGATGGACGAATGCACCCTCTACGTCACGCTTGAGCCGTGCCCCATGTGTGCCGGGGCGCTGGTCAACGCCCGCATGGGCCGACTCGTCTACGGCTGCACCGACCCGAAAATGGGCTGCGTCGATACGCTCTACCATCTGTGCACCGACACACGTTTCAACCATCGGCTGATGGTGCGTGGCGGCCTGCTGGCGGAAGACTGTGCCGCGATGTTGCAGCGTTTTTTTCAAGCCCGGCGCGGGCGCGAAAAGCCGCCCAAGCCACGGCCGGGCGGGTTGGGATGACGAGCGTGACGGTCCTTATTTAACGTTCGCTGCTTCGATTTCATCGAGCAGCAGGCCGGCGTTGGTGCG
This window harbors:
- a CDS encoding Gfo/Idh/MocA family protein, producing MPQVALVGGAHIHTPNFVKKLAETEHIVTRYVWDPDRRIAEARQDVTGGDVVGDVDTIWADKSVDAVVICSQTDLHEELVLAAARAGKHMFVEKPLGMDGTDAWQMAKAINDADVIFQTGYFMRGNPQIQYLRQLLQEGTLGRITRYRLSNCHSGSLRGLFDTDWRWMADPDRAGCGAFGDLGTHALDLLLWLTEDDAVESCTGHVDVAAARYGNQCDEFGEGMLRFRSGAIATLAGGWVDVANPNSLEISGTEGHARITHGELFLTTSNLPDADGKSPWTTDLPDAWPHAFDLFLQAINGDDNVPLVRADEAALRSSIMTAIYQAAEQQTWVTPKVG
- a CDS encoding Fe(2+)-trafficking protein, giving the protein MATLEERIAQWEQMAREAPDDMAFFSLGSAYREAERFEDADRAFAKAIEMNDGMSRAYQLRGQVLIKLGREEEAGDLLTTGYKVAAERGDVMPQRAIGSMLEKLGKPLPEVQSAEERKAEVESDDTVLDRRTGQPQQRLPDPPMRGPVGKFIYDHFGQETWRTWIGQGTKVINELRLDFSNPQHQDVYEQYMLEWLQVTREEVDEYAKQAEQE
- the tadA gene encoding tRNA adenosine(34) deaminase TadA, which produces MKTAIAIALAGSFQQPGPAVTLARTVVDLIPANPDHDEAMMRLALTEADRAAAMGEVPVGAVIVQGDVVLARAHNRRESDADPTAHAELLAMRAAAQQLGTWRMDECTLYVTLEPCPMCAGALVNARMGRLVYGCTDPKMGCVDTLYHLCTDTRFNHRLMVRGGLLAEDCAAMLQRFFQARRGREKPPKPRPGGLG